The Streptomyces cyanogenus DNA segment TCTCCAAGGTGTGCGCGCACAGCTCGGCGAGGGCCTCCACCTGCCGGACCACCGGGCGCGGCAGCGGATCCTCCGGCTTGGGCCAGGCGATCTCCAGCACGCCGTGGATCCGGCCGCCCGTCCCGGCGGGCACGGCGATCCGCGCGCCGTCGGCGTACTCGCGCCGGCCGACCGTGGGCAGGCCGGACTCGGCGAGCGAGGGCAGCCACTGGCCGTCCGGCTCGGTCAGTCCGCGCCGGGCCACCGTGGCGACGTCGGGCGGGACGTAGCGCCAGCGGGCCGCCTCGCCCGGCGGGAAACCGGCGCTGCCCGCGAGGGTGAGTGAGCCGTCCGAGCCGGCCGCCCAGATGGCCACGGCGACCGCGCCCAGCGGGCGCAGGGCGTGTTCGAGCAGCGAGTCGGCCATGGCCTGGGTGTCGTGCGCGGCGGCCAGTACGCCGCTCTCGGCGGCGCGCAGCCGTACGGCGGCGGACTCGGTGACGGTTCCTGACTCGTCCGTCGCGGCGGACAGGAACGCCTGGGTGACTTCCGCGACGCGGTCCCGGGCCGCTTGGTTGATGACCTCGACCGCGAACTCCAGCGGGGTCATCCGCGCCTGTTCGGTCAGTTCGGCGAGCTGGCGGGCGGCCTGGGCGGGGCCGCAGCCGAGGCGTTCGACCAGGATGCCCTTGGCCAGTTCGACCAGCGCCCTGCCCTCCGCCTCGGCCTGCGCCGCCCGGACCTCGCGCCGCAGCCGTTCCACGGTGGCGGCGAGCCGGCCCACCGAGGAGGTGGCGGGCACGCCGGGCGAGGCCGCGTCGGTGGCGGGCAGTGGGGTGGACACGCCGGGCGAGGCCGCGTCGGCGGCGGGGAGTCGGGCGGGCACGCCGACCGGCGTGCCCGGTTCATGGGTGTTCACCGGGTCGGTACTCCTCGGCCTGCAGTGGGGCGGGCGCGCTGTGCCGGGCTCATACGGGGAGCCAGCGCCGGACACAGGCGATGAGGGCGTGGGTGTCGACCGGCTTCGTGACGTAGTCACTGGCCCCGGAGGCGAGGCTCTTCTCCCGGTCGCCCTGCATCGCCTTGGCGGTCACGGCGATGATCGGCAGGTCGGCGTACTGCGGCATTCTGCGGATCTCGGCGGTGGCCGTGTACCCGTCCATCTCCGGCATCATCACATCCATCAGGACGAGTTCGACGTCCGGGTTGTTCACCAGTGTGTCGATGCCCTTGCGGCCGTTCTCGGCGTGCAGGACGCGGAAGCCGTGCAGTTCGAGGATGCCGCTGAGCGCGAACAGGTTCCGGGCGTCGTCGTCGACGACGAGGACGGTACGGCCACGGGTGTGCTCGTCGATCGGCTGGGGTGCGGCGTGCTGGGGTTCGTCCGCGCGGACCAGGGTGAGCACCTCGCCGGGTTCCTCGGCGGCCAGGTGCAGCGCGATCCGCTCGCGCAGTTCGTCCAGGCTGTACAGGTACTCCGGCGAACCGCCCACGGCGTCCTCGGCGAGGGGCTCGGTGCGGTGCGAGACGTGCACCAGCACCGGGACGCCGGCCAGGGCCGAGTCACCGCGCAGGGCCTCCAGGAAGCGGGCCGACTCCTCGTCGGGCATGCCGAGTTCCACGACGACGCAGTGGCAGGGCTCGGCGGCGAGTGCGCCGGCCGCCTCCTGGGCGCCGACCGCAGTGATGATGTCGACGGGCGTGCCGACGCCGTCGGTGCGGCCGTGTTCCAGGTCCTTGACCACGCTCTCGGCGACCAGGGTCAGCAGCCCGCGCGGGCGTTCCTCCACGACGAGAAGGCGACGTGCGCGCTGCCGGCCGGCCACGGCCGGCGGCCGTCCCTCGGTGAGGGCGGGTCCGGGCGTGCTGTCGGTGCGTTCCTGATCGGTCGACGGGCCGGGGTGGGCACCGCCCGGGTGGTCGCCGAAGTCCGGCCGGGCCACGGGCAGGAAGAGGGTGAAGGTACTGCCCTTGCCGGGGGTGCTGTCGACGGTGACGGCACCGCCGAGCAGGTGCGCCATCTCCCGGGTGATGGACAGGCCGAGCCCGGTGCCGCCGTACTTGCGGCTCATGGTGCCGTCCGCCTGCTGGAAGGCGCCGAAGATGGTCTCCAGCTGCTGTTCGGGGATACCGATGCCGCTGTCCTTCACCCGGAACGCGACGACCGCGCCGCCCCGCACCACGCTGGCGGGCACCTCGTCGTCGGAGGCGGGTTCGACACGCAGTTCCACACCGCCCTGTTCGGTGAACTTCACCGCGTTGGACAGCAGGTTGCGCAGGATCTGCCGGAGGCGGGAGTCGTCGGTGAGCAGGTCGGCGGGGGCGCCGGCGGCGGTCGTGACGGCGAAGTCCAGGCTCTTCTGCGAGGTCATCGGCCGGAAGGTGGCCTCGACGTAGTCGATCAGCTGCCGCAGCGGGACCCGTTCCGGCGTCACGTCCATCTTGCCGGCCTCGACCTTGGACAGGTCCAGGATGTCGTTGATGAGCTGGAGCAGGTCGGAGCCGGCCGAGTGGATGATGCCCGCGTACTCGACCTGCTTGGGGGTGAGGTTGCGGGAGGGGTTCTGGGCCAGCAACTGGGCGAGGATGAGCAGGCTGTTGAGCGGGGTGCGCAGCTCGTGGCTCATGTTGGCGAGGAACTCGGACTTGTACTTGGAGGCGAGCGACAACTGCTGGGCGCGCGCCTCCAGTTCCTGCCGGGCCTGCTCGATCTGGAGGTTCTTCGCCTCGATGTCCCGGTTCTGCTCGGCCAGCAGCGAGGCCTTCTCCTCCAGTTCGGCGTTGGAGCGCTGGAGTTCCTCCTGGCGGGCCTGCAACTCGGCCGAACGGGACTGCAGTTCGCTGGTGAGACGCTGCGACTCCTCCAGCAGCTCGTCGGTGCGGGCGTTGGCGACGATGGTGTTGACGTTCACCCCGATGGTGTCCACCAGCTGCTGGAGGAAGTCCCGCTGGACGGGGGTGAAGGGGCTGACGGAGGCCAGCTCGATCACGCCGAGGACCTGCTCCTCGAAGACGATGGGCAGCAGCAACAGGGCGGTGGGCTCGACGTGTCCGAGCCCGGAGGAGATGGTGACGTACCCGGCCGGCAGTTCGTCCACCGCGATGGTGCGGCGGCTGCGGGCGGCCTGGCCGACCAGGGAGCGGCCGAACGGGATGCGGACGGGCCGGGTGTCCTCCTCGGGCCGGCCGTAGGAGCCGACGAGCCGCAGCTCGGGCCCGGACGCGCCGTCCTCGGCGAGGTAGAAGGCGCCGTACTGGGCGGACACCTGCGGCACCAGTTCGTCCATGATGAGTTCGGCGACGACGGGCAGGTCGCGGTGGCCCTGCATGAGCCCGGAGATCCGGGCGAGGTTGGTTTTGAGCCAGTCCTGTTCCTGGTTGGCCAGGGTGGTCTCGCGCAGCGACTCCACCATGGAGTTGATGTTGTCCTTGAGGTCGGCGACCTCGCCGGAGGCGTCGACGGTGATCGACCGGGTCAGGTCGCCCTCGGCGACCGCGCTGGCCACGTCGGCGATGGCGCGGACCTGCCGGGTGAGGTTGCCGGCGAGTTCGTTGACGTTCTCGGTGAGCCGCTTCCAGGTGCCGGAGACGCCCTCCACCTCGGCCTGGCCGCCGAGCCGGCCCTCGGTGCCCACCTCACGGGCGACTCGCGTCACCTCGTCGGCGAACGCGGAGAGCTGGTCGACCATCGTGTTGATGGTGGTCTTCAGTTCGAGGATCTCGCCGCGGGCGTCGACGTCGATCTTCTTCGACAGGTCGCCCTTGGCCACGGCCGTGGTGACCAGCGCGATGTTGCGGACCTGGCCGGTGAGGTTGTTGGCCATGGAGTTGACGTTGTCGGTGAGGTCCTTCCAGGTGCCGGCCACGTGCGGCACGTGTGCCTGCCCGCCGAGCCGGCCCTCCGTCCCCACCTCCCGGGCCACCCGGGTCACCTCGTCGGCGAACGCGGAGAGCGTGTCGACCATGGTGTTGATGACGTCGGCGAGGGCGGCGACCTCACCCTTGGCCTCGACGGTGATCTTCTGGGAGAGGTCGCCCTTGGCCACGGCGGTGGCGACCTGGGCGATGGAGCGGACCTGGCCGGTGAGGTTGGAGGCCATCACGTTGACGTTGTCGGTGAGGTCCTTCCAGGTGCCGGCGACCCCGCGGACCTGTGCCTGACCGCCGAGCCGGCCCTCGGTACCCACCTCGCGGGCCACCCGGGTCACCTCGTCGGCGAACGCCGACAGCTGGTCCACCATCGTGTTGATGGTGTTCTTCAGCTCCAGGATCTCCCCGCGCGCGTCCACCGTGATCTTCTGCGACAGATCACCCTGCGCCACCGCGGTGGCCACCTGGGCCACATTGCGCACCTGGGCCGTCAGGTTCCCGGCCATGAAGTTCACCGAGTCCGTCAGGTCCCGCCAGGTGCCCTTGACGCCCTTGACGTCCGCCTGACCGCCGAGCCGGCCCTCGGTACCCACCTCACGGGCGACTCTTGTCACCTCGTCGGCGAACGCGGAGAGCTGGTCGACCATCGTGTTGATGGTGCTCTTCAGCTCCAGGATCTCCCCGCGCGCGTCCACCGTGATCTTCTGCGACAGATCACCCTGCGCCACCGCGGTCGTCACCTGGGCCACATTGCGCACCTGGGCCGTCAGGTTCCCGGCCATGAAGTTCACCGAGTCCGTCAGGTCCCGCCAGACCCCGGCGACCCCCGGCACCTGGGCCTGTCCGCCGAGCCGGCCCTCGGTACCCACCTCACGGGCCACCCGGGTCACCTCGTCGGCGAACGCCGACAGCTGGTCCACCATCGTGTTGACGGTTTCCTTCAGCTGGAGGATCTCGCCCCGCGCGGGCACGTCGATCTTCTGGGACAGGTCGCCCTTGGCCACGGCGGTGGCGACCTGCGCGATGTCGCGGACCTGGGTGGTCAGGTTGCCCGCCATCGCGTTGACGGAGTCCGTCAGGTCGGCCCAGGTGCCGGAGACGCCCGGTACCTGTGCCTGTCCGCCGAGGGTGCCCTCGGTGCCCACCTCGCGGGCCACCCGGGTGACTTCGGAGGTGAACACGGACAACTGGTCGACCATGCCGTTGAAGACGGTGGCGATGTCGCCCATCAGCCCGCTGGAGTCGTCCGGCAGCCGGGTACCGAAGTCCCCGTCGCGCACCGCGGTCAGCCCCGCGAGCAGTCTTCTCAGTTCGTGGTCCCCCGGGACCGTGTCGGTCGTCCCGGTCGCCTTGCCGGCCATGCGCACCCTCGATCCGCTCCCCAAGAGTCCTCACCCCGAGGACTCGGAACCGCGGCCGGGGAGCGTCCTGCAGCCCGACCGTTGGCGTGTGCATTTCCGCAGTTCACGGATCTGCATGATGAGAAAATACGCCGCAGGCTAACCCACCGTCCCGGGCGGGGACAAAGGAACCGGCCAACCTCCGGAGACCCCCGAATTTCCCTTCCCGGACGAGGTGTGAGGTGCTGTCATCCGGGTACACGAGCCGATTTGACCAAGGTGTCGTGGGAGCCGCTCGGACGGCTCCGCGACGACCGGCCGCGGGTTCACGGACGTACCCAGGCAGCGGCTCGACCTTGCGGGCCGTGACGTCGCCGGTCACCCGGACGGCCGCGACGTCCTCGCCGAAGGGGCGGTCGCCCGGCTCCCGGTCCGGGGACCTCGCGGACCGGGCTGTTCGTGGTGCCATTCCTCACATACCACCTCACCCCGCCACCCGGCGGGCCCGCCTGGGACTGCAGGCAGCCGGCCGGCGGCGGATCCTGGACGGTGGGACGACCGGCGAGGTGCGGCGCACGACGGGCGTCGGCTACGAGGAGGCGCACACGCCACTGTCCCACGAGGAGGCCTGCCGCACCCTCGTGCGGGACGCACCCCGGCCGCG contains these protein-coding regions:
- a CDS encoding HAMP domain-containing protein; translated protein: MAGKATGTTDTVPGDHELRRLLAGLTAVRDGDFGTRLPDDSSGLMGDIATVFNGMVDQLSVFTSEVTRVAREVGTEGTLGGQAQVPGVSGTWADLTDSVNAMAGNLTTQVRDIAQVATAVAKGDLSQKIDVPARGEILQLKETVNTMVDQLSAFADEVTRVAREVGTEGRLGGQAQVPGVAGVWRDLTDSVNFMAGNLTAQVRNVAQVTTAVAQGDLSQKITVDARGEILELKSTINTMVDQLSAFADEVTRVAREVGTEGRLGGQADVKGVKGTWRDLTDSVNFMAGNLTAQVRNVAQVATAVAQGDLSQKITVDARGEILELKNTINTMVDQLSAFADEVTRVAREVGTEGRLGGQAQVRGVAGTWKDLTDNVNVMASNLTGQVRSIAQVATAVAKGDLSQKITVEAKGEVAALADVINTMVDTLSAFADEVTRVAREVGTEGRLGGQAHVPHVAGTWKDLTDNVNSMANNLTGQVRNIALVTTAVAKGDLSKKIDVDARGEILELKTTINTMVDQLSAFADEVTRVAREVGTEGRLGGQAEVEGVSGTWKRLTENVNELAGNLTRQVRAIADVASAVAEGDLTRSITVDASGEVADLKDNINSMVESLRETTLANQEQDWLKTNLARISGLMQGHRDLPVVAELIMDELVPQVSAQYGAFYLAEDGASGPELRLVGSYGRPEEDTRPVRIPFGRSLVGQAARSRRTIAVDELPAGYVTISSGLGHVEPTALLLLPIVFEEQVLGVIELASVSPFTPVQRDFLQQLVDTIGVNVNTIVANARTDELLEESQRLTSELQSRSAELQARQEELQRSNAELEEKASLLAEQNRDIEAKNLQIEQARQELEARAQQLSLASKYKSEFLANMSHELRTPLNSLLILAQLLAQNPSRNLTPKQVEYAGIIHSAGSDLLQLINDILDLSKVEAGKMDVTPERVPLRQLIDYVEATFRPMTSQKSLDFAVTTAAGAPADLLTDDSRLRQILRNLLSNAVKFTEQGGVELRVEPASDDEVPASVVRGGAVVAFRVKDSGIGIPEQQLETIFGAFQQADGTMSRKYGGTGLGLSITREMAHLLGGAVTVDSTPGKGSTFTLFLPVARPDFGDHPGGAHPGPSTDQERTDSTPGPALTEGRPPAVAGRQRARRLLVVEERPRGLLTLVAESVVKDLEHGRTDGVGTPVDIITAVGAQEAAGALAAEPCHCVVVELGMPDEESARFLEALRGDSALAGVPVLVHVSHRTEPLAEDAVGGSPEYLYSLDELRERIALHLAAEEPGEVLTLVRADEPQHAAPQPIDEHTRGRTVLVVDDDARNLFALSGILELHGFRVLHAENGRKGIDTLVNNPDVELVLMDVMMPEMDGYTATAEIRRMPQYADLPIIAVTAKAMQGDREKSLASGASDYVTKPVDTHALIACVRRWLPV